One window from the genome of Asterias rubens chromosome 11, eAstRub1.3, whole genome shotgun sequence encodes:
- the LOC117296557 gene encoding monocarboxylate transporter 10-like: MGRQRSRTDSGEMEVDMDKLRRRRASAFIIPKDGGWGWVVCLASLWTNGTIFGIINSFGVMYEKIYEEVEGANNFKLSWAASLCSGLTFMLSPVSSILTDRIGCRAAGVIGGALACGGMIASSFVTRIELLYLTYGVMVGSGFSIAYTPSLVILGHYFRKRIGLANGLVTFGSGVFTIVLPIGLKAILESIGLPNTLRVLAGLAFIMTLGAIAFRPVPLPANFDLKILESLAESAPHGKPALKNLFGLMDLLDLHVWKKRNYRIWAIGVPVAVLGYFVPFVHLIKHVNQLELGGNPAVLITCIGATSGLARLVFGRLIDSPKVNRIYLQQISFLVIGVTSTLLPVVRNFYALALMLSFMGIFDGCFVMLIGPIALDVAGPEDASKALGFLFFMMSFPMTAGPPIAGFIYDKLQDYTLAFLLAGAPPIIGACILFFVRLEKPDDDTPLDDVSVEEDTTEQSRTLLTNSETDDSLEYSPYARRKITVLESGANALPAKGEEETLPRPILSGKNGDLPRNVSSPALLPSERSGLNGLPGMNGKMPRLGRRVTYGEVVFHGEIENLRPLPNPTRLLVSEKVSVV; this comes from the exons ATGGGTCGGCAAAGGTCTAGGACAGACAGCGGCGAGATGGAAGTGGACATGGACAAACTGAGGAGGCGCCGTGCCAGTGCCTTCATCATCcccaaagatggcggctggggATGGGTTGTCTGCCTAGCCTCGCTATGGACTAACGGCACCATCTTTGGTATTATTAACTCATTCGGTGTCATGTATGAGAAGATCTACGAAGAGGTCGAGGGAGCCAACAACTTCAAGTTGT CATGGGCAGCCTCACTCTGTTCCGGTCTGACCTTCATGCTTTCACCCGTCTCCAGTATCCTTACGGACCGGATCGGCTGCCGAGCAGCCGGAGTTATCGGAGGAGCCCTGGCGTGTGGCGGTATGATCGCCAGCTCTTTCGTAACCCGGATTGAACTTCTCTACCTCACGTACGGCGTCATGGTGGGTTCCGGTTTCTCCATAGCGTACACCCCATCACTGGTCATCCTGGGTCACTACTTCCGGAAGAGGATAGGTCTGGCAAACGGACTCGTGACCTTTGGGAGTGGTGTCTTTACCATCGTACTTCCCATCGGGTTGAAGGCGATTCTAGAGAGCATCGGGTTGCCGAACACGTTACGGGTCCTAGCCGGGTTGGCCTTTATCATGACGCTGGGGGCGATAGCCTTCCGGCCCGTACCACTTCCGGCAAACTTTGACCTTAAGATATTGGAGAGCTTAGCAGAGTCGGCACCGCACGGGAAGCCCGCCCTCAAGAACCTGTTTGGGCTGATGGATCTGCTTGATTTGCACGTCTGGAAGAAGAGGAACTATAGGATATGGGCAATCGGAGTGCCAGTAGCGGTACTGGGATACTTTGTTCCTTTTGTTCATTTG ATAAAACATGTCAACCAACTCGAGCTCGGCGGCAACCCGGCCGTCTTGATCACGTGCATCGGGGCCACTTCCGGTCTTGCCCGCCTCGTCTTCGGTCGCCTAATCGACTCGCCAAAGGTCAACAGAATCTACCTTCAGCAAATCTCCTTCCTGGTCATCGGCGTGACCTCTACACTACTTCCGGTGGTCAGGAACTTCTATGCTCTTGCTCTGATGCTGTCGTTCATGGGGATATTCGACGGCTGTTTTGTGATGCTGATCGGACCGATTGCTCTTGACGTGGCTGGGCCTGAAGACGCCTCCAAGGCCCTTGGGTTTCTCTTTTTCATGATGTCGTTTCCGATGACGGCTGGACCACCAATAGCAG GATTCATCTATGATAAACTGCAAGACTACACGCTAGCGTTTCTCCTCGCTGGGGCGCCCCCAATCATCGGTGCCTGCATCCTCTTTTTCGTGCGATTGGAAAAGCCCGACGACGACACGCCGCTTGATGACGTCAGCGTGGAAGAAGACACAACCGAACAATCCCGAACCCTGCTGACCAACTCGGAGACCGATGATTCGCTTGAGTACTCGCCGTACGCACGGAGGAAAATCACGGTACTGGAGAGCGGCGCGAACGCGCTGCCAGCCAAGGGGGAGGAGGAAACTCTTCCACGGCCTATTCTCTCCGGAAAGAACGGTGACTTGCCGAGAAACGTTTCGTCCCCCGCACTGCTGCCCAGCGAGCGGTCTGGGCTCAACGGACTACCGGGGATGAACGGCAAGATGCCCCGCTTGGGCCGGCGGGTCACGTACGGTGAAGTTGTTTTCCATGGAGAAATTGAAAACTTGAGACCGTTACCGAATCCGACAAGACTGTTAGTATCGGAAAAGGTTTCAGTGGTTTAA
- the LOC117296823 gene encoding serine-rich adhesin for platelets-like isoform X2 encodes MLTGGAYSQKFKDLEQERLDKLSGSGTISEGLSHAQQLAARDKVRQLSLETNRRRRAQELKRRLEAQKEAKRRQEVLEERRKRQQEATQRYQRLQKGSSPKTERASSGKSYKDSRLQDGVNVARGNSRPVSLNNGNHSNLAPALEEALRMVGVNTAPARGGGYAGETDYTTNYRGGYSDAYNPVDYVGDIPFRRQVDGNGNTVVENKGQIYHGYATRATATSNSNSNRDAVGTSPYQQTLHEQQRQLMEQQQAALHEFNQAVLNEALPTQGEEMERSSSVLSLDSLEDEQQNAQKTLGYDGRKKPSAGGSSALVHGGGKARTNDEFSTKTGVNSSSVQTRSAYGNSDTKPREFNYTGRSAISDNRLFTSNTGPNGPQSGGFNNGELLIEETSESDFIRDPVDSKPSLLQRSMQHPPYSARASQAWVSQAPSDAPQFHDASHSQGMYATGPGGATSGQRPFSAQTTATAVTNYPARVPESPMNYNHHTAPQRSEYISGKPNIPATTPNRAFSTVLANARYNSANGDTGSKHNDPDLNQIKAKYSDASYLREHSSHNESQPTEKKPQANSTKGHGKTDTSANAEKTVRSILKRGQGSGLTSQKVKLGVMKVKDSIEISRATQVAKSDRKSVRWTDVKYADEVEERSEDRGTATEKSEASRVEKPKPTSSRPADDSTKAHSNGKRHTASAVSVTPPRKPTLLPRMMPHNPSKPPLGRTNPGSPGKQSEPANPPRGTVRGTQETNKYTPAYPEDGRVYQNGIRLDKTPTDDEINWLWDKVRTCLNTQDDQASDTSSSRQPATVSKQSIDGNRLTANLRVSTQSASQSPAEQPLTHQQKYNTYPRLRTNSASSAASLRKTALLQQRRQHSAAVGNLRPGYQGRNHQQYTGPVPGFQPSPPSSSNHHAGPTASNQGPMRAGAGHTQGHGQEVSDSLLAFQQAERLAQENLSESEMAAALDEQKNHAYIQKVPVTALSMEEQRILESLDKLNAQLRTVSSETNAGMQPYMMIQPKPPPQSSKRNART; translated from the exons ATGCTGACTGGGGGAGCATATTC TCAAAAGTTCAAGGACCTTGAGCAGGAGCGTCTGGATAAACTCAGTGGGTCTGGCACCATCAGTGAGGGACTGAGCCACGCCCAGCAACTTGCAGCCCGAGACAAAGTCCGTCAACTTTCATTGGAGACCAACAGACGACGAAG AGCTCAAGAGTTAAAGAGGCGCCTTGAGGCCCAGAAGGAGGCCAAGAGGCGTCAGGAGGTACTGGAAGAACGTCGGAAGAGGCAGCAAGAAGCAACGCAAAGATACCAGAGACTTCAGAAGGGATCATCGCCCAAGACAGAGAGAGCAAGTTCAG GCAAATCCTACAAAGATTCAAGGCTACAGGATGGTGTCAATGTAGCAAGGGGCAACAGCAGACCAGTCAGCCTTAACAATG GTAACCACAGCAACCTGGCCCCAGCTTTGGAAGAGGCACTACGCATGGTTGGAGTTAACACAGCACCGGCAAGGGGAGGTGGCTACGCCGGAGAGACGGACTATACCACTAATTATAGAGGGGGATATAGTGACGCTTATAACCCAGTCGATTATGTCGGAGACATTCCGTTTCGGAGACAGGTTGACGGCAACGGGAACACAGTGGTTGAAAATAAAGGGCAGATTTACCATGGGTACGCGACACGGGCGACGGCGACTTcaaacagcaacagcaaccGAGATGCCGTGGGGACGTCTCCGTATCAACAGACATTGCATGAACAGCAGAGGCAGCTCATGGAACAGCAGCAGGCTGCGCTGCATGAGTTCAACCAGGCAGTGTTGAATGAAGCATTACCGACCCAGGGGGAGGAGATGGAGCGAAGCAGTAGTGTCTTAAGCTTGGACAGCCTTGAAGATGAACAGCAGAATGCTCAGAAGACGTTGGGATACGATGGTCGTAAGAAGCCTTCGGCTGGAGGGAGCTCTGCGTTGGTCCATGGTGGTGGGAAAGCAAGAACCAATGATGAGTTTAGTACCAAAACAGGTGTGAATTCATCTTCCGTCCAAACTAGAAGTGCCTATGGGAATAGTGATACTAAGCCGAGAGAGTTCAACTACACCGGTAGGAGTGCAATATCTGATAATCGTCTTTTCACATCCAACACTGGTCCAAACGGTCCCCAGAGTGGAGGATTCAACAATGGAGAGCTCCTCATCGAAGAGACCAGTGAGAGTGATTTCATCCGTGACCCAGTCGACAGCAAACCATCCCTCCTCCAACGTTCCATGCAGCACCCGCCTTACTCAGCGAGGGCCTCACAAGCGTGGGTTTCGCAAGCCCCGTCGGATGCCCCACAGTTTCACGATGCGAGTCACTCCCAAGGGATGTACGCAACCGGACCGGGCGGTGCGACGTCTGGTCAGAGACCCTTCTCAGCTCAGACGACAGCCACAGCCGTAACCAACTACCCAGCCAGGGTTCCAGAGTCCCCCATGAACTACAACCATCACACTGCACCGCAGAGATCCGAGTATATCTCAGGCAAGCCTAACATACCCGCAACGACCCCAAACAGAGCTTTCAGTACTGTGCTCGCAAACGCCAGGTACAATAGTGCTAACGGTGACACCGGATCCAAACACAATGATCCCGACCTTAACCAGATCAAAGCTAAATACAGCGACGCTTCATACTTACGAGAGCACTCATCACACAACGAGTCTCAGCCAACCGAAAAGAAGCCTCAAGCGAACAGTACTAAGGGACATGGTAAGACTGATACTTCAGCAAATGCAGAAAAAACTGTCAGAAGCATTTTGAAAAGGGGTCAGGGTTCTGGCCTGACGTCGCAGAAGGTCAAGCTTGGTGTCATGAAGGTGAAAGACAGTATTGAAATATCGCGGGCGACTCAGGTTGCCAAGAGTGATCGTAAGTCGGTTCGATGGACCGATGTAAAGTATGCTGATGAGGTCGAAGAGAGGTCTGAGGACCGTGGAACAGCGACGGAGAAAAGTGAAGCATCTAGAGTCGAGAAGCCGAAACCAACGTCATCGAGGCCTGCTGATGATTCGACGAAGGCGCATTCGAACGGGAAGCGCCATACTGCGAGTGCTGTTAGTGTTACACCGCCAAGAAAACCCACTCTACTGCCAAGGATGATGCCGCACAATCCCTCTAAACCGCCCCTCGGGAGAACGAACCCAGGCTCTCCGGGGAAACAGTCAGAGCCTGCAAACCCTCCACGAGGGACTGTTAGAGGCACCCAGGAAACCAACAAATACACCCCAGCTTACCCAGAGGATGGGAGGGTATACCAGAATGGGATTCGTCTCGACAAAACACCCACAGACGACGAGATCAACTGGTTATGGGATAAAGTCCGGACTTGCCTAAACACCCAAGATGATCAAGCGTCGGACACCTCATCAAGTAGGCAACCAGCTACTGTATCCAAGCAGTCTATTGATGGGAACCGCTTAACAGCCAACCTGAGGGTATCAACGCAGTCGGCCTCGCAGTCACCCGCGGAACAACCTTTGACCCACCAGCAGAAGTACAACACCTACCCACGCCTAAGGACAAACAGCGCCTCAAGCGCGGCCTCGCTGCGCAAGACCGCCCTCTTGCAGCAGCGGAGACAGCACAGCGCGGCGGTTGGGAATCTCCGGCCGGGTTACCAGGGAAGGAACCACCAGCAGTACACGGGGCCAGTACCAGGGTTTCAACCAAGTCCCCCGTCAAGTAGCAACCATCATGCTGGACCGACGGCAAGCAACCAGGGCCCCATGAGGGCTGGCGCTGGGCACACACAGGGACATGGACAGGAAG TGAGTGATAGTCTGTTGGCTTTCCAGCAAGCAGAGCGCCTAGCTCAAGAGAATCTTTCCGAATCTGAAATGGCAGCCGCTCTAGATGAGCAGAAGAACCATGCATACATTCAGAAAG TGCCAGTAACTGCTTTATCCATGGAAGAGCAAAGGATTCTGGAGTCTCTTGATAAACTCAACGCACAGCTGAGAA CTGTATCATCCGAGACCAATGCCGGTATGCAGCCTTATATGATGATCCAGCCAAAACCACCGCCCCAG AGTTCCAAAAGAAATGCCAGAACTTAA
- the LOC117296823 gene encoding serine-rich adhesin for platelets-like isoform X1 has product MLTGGAYSQKFKDLEQERLDKLSGSGTISEGLSHAQQLAARDKVRQLSLETNRRRRAQELKRRLEAQKEAKRRQEVLEERRKRQQEATQRYQRLQKGSSPKTERASSGKSYKDSRLQDGVNVARGNSRPVSLNNGNHSNLAPALEEALRMVGVNTAPARGGGYAGETDYTTNYRGGYSDAYNPVDYVGDIPFRRQVDGNGNTVVENKGQIYHGYATRATATSNSNSNRDAVGTSPYQQTLHEQQRQLMEQQQAALHEFNQAVLNEALPTQGEEMERSSSVLSLDSLEDEQQNAQKTLGYDGRKKPSAGGSSALVHGGGKARTNDEFSTKTGVNSSSVQTRSAYGNSDTKPREFNYTGRSAISDNRLFTSNTGPNGPQSGGFNNGELLIEETSESDFIRDPVDSKPSLLQRSMQHPPYSARASQAWVSQAPSDAPQFHDASHSQGMYATGPGGATSGQRPFSAQTTATAVTNYPARVPESPMNYNHHTAPQRSEYISGKPNIPATTPNRAFSTVLANARYNSANGDTGSKHNDPDLNQIKAKYSDASYLREHSSHNESQPTEKKPQANSTKGHGKTDTSANAEKTVRSILKRGQGSGLTSQKVKLGVMKVKDSIEISRATQVAKSDRKSVRWTDVKYADEVEERSEDRGTATEKSEASRVEKPKPTSSRPADDSTKAHSNGKRHTASAVSVTPPRKPTLLPRMMPHNPSKPPLGRTNPGSPGKQSEPANPPRGTVRGTQETNKYTPAYPEDGRVYQNGIRLDKTPTDDEINWLWDKVRTCLNTQDDQASDTSSSRQPATVSKQSIDGNRLTANLRVSTQSASQSPAEQPLTHQQKYNTYPRLRTNSASSAASLRKTALLQQRRQHSAAVGNLRPGYQGRNHQQYTGPVPGFQPSPPSSSNHHAGPTASNQGPMRAGAGHTQGHGQEVSDSLLAFQQAERLAQENLSESEMAAALDEQKNHAYIQKVPVTALSMEEQRILESLDKLNAQLRTVSSETNAGMQPYMMIQPKPPPQGSGYRGHRPLSCRQRAVSDGNVSLRTRTLSADRSNARINYRH; this is encoded by the exons ATGCTGACTGGGGGAGCATATTC TCAAAAGTTCAAGGACCTTGAGCAGGAGCGTCTGGATAAACTCAGTGGGTCTGGCACCATCAGTGAGGGACTGAGCCACGCCCAGCAACTTGCAGCCCGAGACAAAGTCCGTCAACTTTCATTGGAGACCAACAGACGACGAAG AGCTCAAGAGTTAAAGAGGCGCCTTGAGGCCCAGAAGGAGGCCAAGAGGCGTCAGGAGGTACTGGAAGAACGTCGGAAGAGGCAGCAAGAAGCAACGCAAAGATACCAGAGACTTCAGAAGGGATCATCGCCCAAGACAGAGAGAGCAAGTTCAG GCAAATCCTACAAAGATTCAAGGCTACAGGATGGTGTCAATGTAGCAAGGGGCAACAGCAGACCAGTCAGCCTTAACAATG GTAACCACAGCAACCTGGCCCCAGCTTTGGAAGAGGCACTACGCATGGTTGGAGTTAACACAGCACCGGCAAGGGGAGGTGGCTACGCCGGAGAGACGGACTATACCACTAATTATAGAGGGGGATATAGTGACGCTTATAACCCAGTCGATTATGTCGGAGACATTCCGTTTCGGAGACAGGTTGACGGCAACGGGAACACAGTGGTTGAAAATAAAGGGCAGATTTACCATGGGTACGCGACACGGGCGACGGCGACTTcaaacagcaacagcaaccGAGATGCCGTGGGGACGTCTCCGTATCAACAGACATTGCATGAACAGCAGAGGCAGCTCATGGAACAGCAGCAGGCTGCGCTGCATGAGTTCAACCAGGCAGTGTTGAATGAAGCATTACCGACCCAGGGGGAGGAGATGGAGCGAAGCAGTAGTGTCTTAAGCTTGGACAGCCTTGAAGATGAACAGCAGAATGCTCAGAAGACGTTGGGATACGATGGTCGTAAGAAGCCTTCGGCTGGAGGGAGCTCTGCGTTGGTCCATGGTGGTGGGAAAGCAAGAACCAATGATGAGTTTAGTACCAAAACAGGTGTGAATTCATCTTCCGTCCAAACTAGAAGTGCCTATGGGAATAGTGATACTAAGCCGAGAGAGTTCAACTACACCGGTAGGAGTGCAATATCTGATAATCGTCTTTTCACATCCAACACTGGTCCAAACGGTCCCCAGAGTGGAGGATTCAACAATGGAGAGCTCCTCATCGAAGAGACCAGTGAGAGTGATTTCATCCGTGACCCAGTCGACAGCAAACCATCCCTCCTCCAACGTTCCATGCAGCACCCGCCTTACTCAGCGAGGGCCTCACAAGCGTGGGTTTCGCAAGCCCCGTCGGATGCCCCACAGTTTCACGATGCGAGTCACTCCCAAGGGATGTACGCAACCGGACCGGGCGGTGCGACGTCTGGTCAGAGACCCTTCTCAGCTCAGACGACAGCCACAGCCGTAACCAACTACCCAGCCAGGGTTCCAGAGTCCCCCATGAACTACAACCATCACACTGCACCGCAGAGATCCGAGTATATCTCAGGCAAGCCTAACATACCCGCAACGACCCCAAACAGAGCTTTCAGTACTGTGCTCGCAAACGCCAGGTACAATAGTGCTAACGGTGACACCGGATCCAAACACAATGATCCCGACCTTAACCAGATCAAAGCTAAATACAGCGACGCTTCATACTTACGAGAGCACTCATCACACAACGAGTCTCAGCCAACCGAAAAGAAGCCTCAAGCGAACAGTACTAAGGGACATGGTAAGACTGATACTTCAGCAAATGCAGAAAAAACTGTCAGAAGCATTTTGAAAAGGGGTCAGGGTTCTGGCCTGACGTCGCAGAAGGTCAAGCTTGGTGTCATGAAGGTGAAAGACAGTATTGAAATATCGCGGGCGACTCAGGTTGCCAAGAGTGATCGTAAGTCGGTTCGATGGACCGATGTAAAGTATGCTGATGAGGTCGAAGAGAGGTCTGAGGACCGTGGAACAGCGACGGAGAAAAGTGAAGCATCTAGAGTCGAGAAGCCGAAACCAACGTCATCGAGGCCTGCTGATGATTCGACGAAGGCGCATTCGAACGGGAAGCGCCATACTGCGAGTGCTGTTAGTGTTACACCGCCAAGAAAACCCACTCTACTGCCAAGGATGATGCCGCACAATCCCTCTAAACCGCCCCTCGGGAGAACGAACCCAGGCTCTCCGGGGAAACAGTCAGAGCCTGCAAACCCTCCACGAGGGACTGTTAGAGGCACCCAGGAAACCAACAAATACACCCCAGCTTACCCAGAGGATGGGAGGGTATACCAGAATGGGATTCGTCTCGACAAAACACCCACAGACGACGAGATCAACTGGTTATGGGATAAAGTCCGGACTTGCCTAAACACCCAAGATGATCAAGCGTCGGACACCTCATCAAGTAGGCAACCAGCTACTGTATCCAAGCAGTCTATTGATGGGAACCGCTTAACAGCCAACCTGAGGGTATCAACGCAGTCGGCCTCGCAGTCACCCGCGGAACAACCTTTGACCCACCAGCAGAAGTACAACACCTACCCACGCCTAAGGACAAACAGCGCCTCAAGCGCGGCCTCGCTGCGCAAGACCGCCCTCTTGCAGCAGCGGAGACAGCACAGCGCGGCGGTTGGGAATCTCCGGCCGGGTTACCAGGGAAGGAACCACCAGCAGTACACGGGGCCAGTACCAGGGTTTCAACCAAGTCCCCCGTCAAGTAGCAACCATCATGCTGGACCGACGGCAAGCAACCAGGGCCCCATGAGGGCTGGCGCTGGGCACACACAGGGACATGGACAGGAAG TGAGTGATAGTCTGTTGGCTTTCCAGCAAGCAGAGCGCCTAGCTCAAGAGAATCTTTCCGAATCTGAAATGGCAGCCGCTCTAGATGAGCAGAAGAACCATGCATACATTCAGAAAG TGCCAGTAACTGCTTTATCCATGGAAGAGCAAAGGATTCTGGAGTCTCTTGATAAACTCAACGCACAGCTGAGAA CTGTATCATCCGAGACCAATGCCGGTATGCAGCCTTATATGATGATCCAGCCAAAACCACCGCCCCAG GGCTCAGGTTATCGGGGTCACCGTCCTCTAAGTTGTCGCCAGAGGGCAGTCTCAGACGGGAACGTTTCTCTTCGAACAAGAACACTTTCAGCAGATCGGAGCAATGCACGGATAAACTACCGCCATTGA